In Cryptomeria japonica chromosome 10, Sugi_1.0, whole genome shotgun sequence, a genomic segment contains:
- the LOC131047643 gene encoding polyadenylate-binding protein RBP47 isoform X2, protein MMQPTPGAGPPLADANTQQQQQQQWMQHQQMMMDMQQQQVNQGMVMQQQQAPPQQQHHPQAPYQQQQAFYPNQPQYQQQQQPMQMPPQQQHQQPMSSDEVKTLWVGDLLFWMDENYLHSCFAHTGEVISAKVIRNKHTGQSEGYGFMEFVSRASAEKVLHSYNGTVMPNTEQAFRLNWASFSMGERRTDGGPDHSIFVGDLASDVTDLQLQETFQSRYPSVKGAKVVIDSVTGRSKGYGFVRFGDENERARAMSEMNGQYCSTRPMRISAATPRKSAGFQQPYPSRAGSNGHQSQGFQSDPDINNTTIFVGGLDPNATDDDLRQIFGQFGELVSVKIPVGKGCGFVQFGSRASAEEALQRLHGTIIGQQTIRLSWGRSPANKQQQQHQGQPQADPNQWNGAYYGQGYETYGYAPPPQDPAMYAYGAYPGYGNYHQQEG, encoded by the exons ATGATGCAACCTACACCAGGCGCTGGGCCTCCTCTCGCAGATGCAAACACTCAGCAGCAGCAACAGCAGCAATGGATGCAGCATCAGCAAATGATGATGGATATGCAGCAGCAACAAGTGAATCAGGGGATGGTGATGCAGCAGCAGCAGGCGCCGCCACAGCAGCAACATCATCCACAGGCGCCATATCAGCAGCAACAGGCGTTCTACCCAAACCAGCCTCAGTATCAGCAGCAGCAGCAGCCCATGCAAATGCCACCTCAACAGCAGCACCAACAGCCGATGTCCAGTGATGAGGTGAAGACGCTTTGGGTTGGCGATCTGCTGTTTTGGATGGACGAAAATTACTTGCATTCTTGTTTTGCTCATACGGGAGAG GTTATTTCTGCAAAGGTCATACGCAATAAACACACTGGACAGTCAGAGGGTTATGGTTTTATGGAGTTCGTTTCACGTGCATCGGCTGAGAAGGTTTTGCATAGTTACAATGGAACAGTGATGCCTAATACTGAACAAGCATTCCGGCTGAACTGGGCTTCTTTTAGCATGGGAGAAAGGCGTACAGATGGAGGTCCAGATCATTCTATATTTGTTGGGGATTTGGCTTCAGATGTTACAGATTTACAGTTGCAGGAGACTTTTCAGAGTCGATACCCCTCGGTGAAAGGTGCTAAGGTTGTTATAGACTCTGTCACTGGGCGTTCAAAAGGTTATGGGTTTGTGAGGTTTGGGGATGAAAATGAGAGAGCCCGAGCAATGTCTGAGATGAATGGTCAATACTGTTCGACAAGGCCCATGAGAATTAGTGCAGCTACCCCAAGGAAGTCTGCAGGATTTCAGCAGCCATATCCCTCTAGAG CAGGCAGTAATGGACACCAATCCCAAGGATTCCAGTCAGACCCTGATATAAACAACACAACT ATCTTTGTGGGTGGGTTGGACCCAAATGCAACGGATGATGATTTGAGGCAGATCTTCGGCCAGTTTGGCGAACTTGTGTCTGTGAAGATACCTGTTGGTAAAGGCTGTGGATTTGTCCAGTTCGGTAGCAG AGCCTCTGCTGAGGAAGCCCTGCAAAGACTCCATGGTACTATTATTGGTCAGCAAACTATACGGCTATCTTGGGGTCGTAGCCCTGCAAACAAGCAG CAACAGCAGCATCAAGGACAACCGCAGGCTGATCCAAATCAGTGGAATGGGGCTTACTATGGACAGGGATATGAAACTTATGGTTATGCCCCTCCTCCTCAGGATCCAGCAATGTATGCTTATGGTGCATACCCTGGATATGGAAATTATCATCAACAG GAGGGATGA
- the LOC131047643 gene encoding polyadenylate-binding protein RBP47 isoform X3, whose amino-acid sequence MMQPTPGAGPPLADANTQQQQQQQWMQHQQMMMDMQQQQVNQGMVMQQQQAPPQQQHHPQAPYQQQQAFYPNQPQYQQQQQPMQMPPQQQHQQPMSSDEVKTLWVGDLLFWMDENYLHSCFAHTGEVISAKVIRNKHTGQSEGYGFMEFVSRASAEKVLHSYNGTVMPNTEQAFRLNWASFSMGERRTDGGPDHSIFVGDLASDVTDLQLQETFQSRYPSVKGAKVVIDSVTGRSKGYGFVRFGDENERARAMSEMNGQYCSTRPMRISAATPRKSAGFQQPYPSRGSNGHQSQGFQSDPDINNTTIFVGGLDPNATDDDLRQIFGQFGELVSVKIPVGKGCGFVQFGSRASAEEALQRLHGTIIGQQTIRLSWGRSPANKQQQQHQGQPQADPNQWNGAYYGQGYETYGYAPPPQDPAMYAYGAYPGYGNYHQQVS is encoded by the exons ATGATGCAACCTACACCAGGCGCTGGGCCTCCTCTCGCAGATGCAAACACTCAGCAGCAGCAACAGCAGCAATGGATGCAGCATCAGCAAATGATGATGGATATGCAGCAGCAACAAGTGAATCAGGGGATGGTGATGCAGCAGCAGCAGGCGCCGCCACAGCAGCAACATCATCCACAGGCGCCATATCAGCAGCAACAGGCGTTCTACCCAAACCAGCCTCAGTATCAGCAGCAGCAGCAGCCCATGCAAATGCCACCTCAACAGCAGCACCAACAGCCGATGTCCAGTGATGAGGTGAAGACGCTTTGGGTTGGCGATCTGCTGTTTTGGATGGACGAAAATTACTTGCATTCTTGTTTTGCTCATACGGGAGAG GTTATTTCTGCAAAGGTCATACGCAATAAACACACTGGACAGTCAGAGGGTTATGGTTTTATGGAGTTCGTTTCACGTGCATCGGCTGAGAAGGTTTTGCATAGTTACAATGGAACAGTGATGCCTAATACTGAACAAGCATTCCGGCTGAACTGGGCTTCTTTTAGCATGGGAGAAAGGCGTACAGATGGAGGTCCAGATCATTCTATATTTGTTGGGGATTTGGCTTCAGATGTTACAGATTTACAGTTGCAGGAGACTTTTCAGAGTCGATACCCCTCGGTGAAAGGTGCTAAGGTTGTTATAGACTCTGTCACTGGGCGTTCAAAAGGTTATGGGTTTGTGAGGTTTGGGGATGAAAATGAGAGAGCCCGAGCAATGTCTGAGATGAATGGTCAATACTGTTCGACAAGGCCCATGAGAATTAGTGCAGCTACCCCAAGGAAGTCTGCAGGATTTCAGCAGCCATATCCCTCTAGAG GCAGTAATGGACACCAATCCCAAGGATTCCAGTCAGACCCTGATATAAACAACACAACT ATCTTTGTGGGTGGGTTGGACCCAAATGCAACGGATGATGATTTGAGGCAGATCTTCGGCCAGTTTGGCGAACTTGTGTCTGTGAAGATACCTGTTGGTAAAGGCTGTGGATTTGTCCAGTTCGGTAGCAG AGCCTCTGCTGAGGAAGCCCTGCAAAGACTCCATGGTACTATTATTGGTCAGCAAACTATACGGCTATCTTGGGGTCGTAGCCCTGCAAACAAGCAG CAACAGCAGCATCAAGGACAACCGCAGGCTGATCCAAATCAGTGGAATGGGGCTTACTATGGACAGGGATATGAAACTTATGGTTATGCCCCTCCTCCTCAGGATCCAGCAATGTATGCTTATGGTGCATACCCTGGATATGGAAATTATCATCAACAG GTAAGCTAG
- the LOC131047643 gene encoding polyadenylate-binding protein RBP47 isoform X1: MMQPTPGAGPPLADANTQQQQQQQWMQHQQMMMDMQQQQVNQGMVMQQQQAPPQQQHHPQAPYQQQQAFYPNQPQYQQQQQPMQMPPQQQHQQPMSSDEVKTLWVGDLLFWMDENYLHSCFAHTGEVISAKVIRNKHTGQSEGYGFMEFVSRASAEKVLHSYNGTVMPNTEQAFRLNWASFSMGERRTDGGPDHSIFVGDLASDVTDLQLQETFQSRYPSVKGAKVVIDSVTGRSKGYGFVRFGDENERARAMSEMNGQYCSTRPMRISAATPRKSAGFQQPYPSRAGSNGHQSQGFQSDPDINNTTIFVGGLDPNATDDDLRQIFGQFGELVSVKIPVGKGCGFVQFGSRASAEEALQRLHGTIIGQQTIRLSWGRSPANKQQQQHQGQPQADPNQWNGAYYGQGYETYGYAPPPQDPAMYAYGAYPGYGNYHQQVS; encoded by the exons ATGATGCAACCTACACCAGGCGCTGGGCCTCCTCTCGCAGATGCAAACACTCAGCAGCAGCAACAGCAGCAATGGATGCAGCATCAGCAAATGATGATGGATATGCAGCAGCAACAAGTGAATCAGGGGATGGTGATGCAGCAGCAGCAGGCGCCGCCACAGCAGCAACATCATCCACAGGCGCCATATCAGCAGCAACAGGCGTTCTACCCAAACCAGCCTCAGTATCAGCAGCAGCAGCAGCCCATGCAAATGCCACCTCAACAGCAGCACCAACAGCCGATGTCCAGTGATGAGGTGAAGACGCTTTGGGTTGGCGATCTGCTGTTTTGGATGGACGAAAATTACTTGCATTCTTGTTTTGCTCATACGGGAGAG GTTATTTCTGCAAAGGTCATACGCAATAAACACACTGGACAGTCAGAGGGTTATGGTTTTATGGAGTTCGTTTCACGTGCATCGGCTGAGAAGGTTTTGCATAGTTACAATGGAACAGTGATGCCTAATACTGAACAAGCATTCCGGCTGAACTGGGCTTCTTTTAGCATGGGAGAAAGGCGTACAGATGGAGGTCCAGATCATTCTATATTTGTTGGGGATTTGGCTTCAGATGTTACAGATTTACAGTTGCAGGAGACTTTTCAGAGTCGATACCCCTCGGTGAAAGGTGCTAAGGTTGTTATAGACTCTGTCACTGGGCGTTCAAAAGGTTATGGGTTTGTGAGGTTTGGGGATGAAAATGAGAGAGCCCGAGCAATGTCTGAGATGAATGGTCAATACTGTTCGACAAGGCCCATGAGAATTAGTGCAGCTACCCCAAGGAAGTCTGCAGGATTTCAGCAGCCATATCCCTCTAGAG CAGGCAGTAATGGACACCAATCCCAAGGATTCCAGTCAGACCCTGATATAAACAACACAACT ATCTTTGTGGGTGGGTTGGACCCAAATGCAACGGATGATGATTTGAGGCAGATCTTCGGCCAGTTTGGCGAACTTGTGTCTGTGAAGATACCTGTTGGTAAAGGCTGTGGATTTGTCCAGTTCGGTAGCAG AGCCTCTGCTGAGGAAGCCCTGCAAAGACTCCATGGTACTATTATTGGTCAGCAAACTATACGGCTATCTTGGGGTCGTAGCCCTGCAAACAAGCAG CAACAGCAGCATCAAGGACAACCGCAGGCTGATCCAAATCAGTGGAATGGGGCTTACTATGGACAGGGATATGAAACTTATGGTTATGCCCCTCCTCCTCAGGATCCAGCAATGTATGCTTATGGTGCATACCCTGGATATGGAAATTATCATCAACAG GTAAGCTAG